The Glycine soja cultivar W05 chromosome 9, ASM419377v2, whole genome shotgun sequence sequence ataatgaagacttatatatttctttaccTGGTTTATCACTTAATATGTCCTTGTATATTTTGGGATAAAATATGATTAGTTTATATACTTGAAAAATAGTAttagtttttgtattttaactttgatcaaatTGGTGAGTGATTTTCGTTTCTCATCATAgacaatttgaagaaaaaaattaatcaacaaaGTTGAAGTCCAGGGACTGAAATCAAATTTCACTGAAAGGACATGGACTAAAATTAtactttattcatatttctccatagACAAATAGTAAGACCCACAATttcgttctttttttttttattaggaaaaGATTAGGTGAGTTGGATCTTGAGGACTCACCAGGACTAAAACAGGCCTCAAGGCTCAAAGAGCGCTTATAGAGGtacttacaaattatttatcaataatatttttacatcaACAACGAGAAATAAACCTATGTCCTTGAAAGATATGAGTTCAATTCTCATCAACTGAATGAGTTCAATTCTTATCAACTGAATCAACCTTTGTTGttacttacaatttttttttccagtatttatattctttaatataaagaataaaataaaactattaagTTAAGAATAATACGTCCTTCTTGAAGGATGTGAGTTCAATCCTTTCCAGCTAAATCAACTTTTGTTGTCACTCACAATTTTTTTCCTGTACTTATATTCTTCCagatatagaataaaataaaactattaagTTAAGAATGAATCTATAAAAACATAACATCGTTGATATAAATCTGTCTGATTTCTTACACAGTTATATGAACGGAAAAGGTCAAACTAATGTCACAAAGGAGGGATATAATGTGAGTGTAATATATCCTGAAAAGGATAGTTACAGTTACTTGCATTTGAAATTTCCAGCACATACAAGAGGAATTACCAAATTCAACTcgtttaactaaaaaattactgGGAAAGTGAATCTGTcctaagaaattttttaattctcatAAAGATGGATCACATTTCAGTCTTATGAACATAAGTCTAATATTctttactaaattattttattacatgaGGTAAGCGCTCACAAATATGTCATGATACAGTatcaaaaaacaataaaaataataagaaacatTAGATACAAACCTCTGATCAGTAATTGAAAATGtaagaaatgaaattaattcataattaaattatacaataataatcGAAAAAATGCCACAATAAGAGAGCCTGTTACAAGACAGTGTTGTCTGATATTTAATCTCACAAGATGTATGGTCTATTAAGGCTATAAGCATGTCTTAGGTTGCAGTTTCTGAATTTGTTGACACATAATGCATTAGTTCCACCTTCAACCCACTGTTGAACCTTGAAATGCCACATCTTCAcaacttttttcacttttttttttcttctaagtcTTCTATGCAATGTAATGGATTTCCTTTGTTACACATTCCAAAAGCAAAATCAGCAAGCTATTTCCTATTAGCTTGAAATGAGTTGAAAATGTCCCACTTTCAAGCCTTTTAACTCAATTCAGCTCAGTGAGCTGTGCTCTCCTTTCTGCAGCTTTTTTCCTGATAAATATGCCCCACCTTAAAGCAGCTTTGAGCTTAAGCCACCCAACAACAGCCTTCCCCGAAGACTTCCCCTGGTCCTCGCTGAATGAATGATACATCTGAGGCTCATATTGAAGGCTATAAGTGTTGCAACCCTCGTTAGAATGACCAAGATTAGTCGACATGTTCACTCCTGCATTAATAGTCTTGAGTAACCTCTGCATATCATCACTCTCCAACATCTCCGAACTTCTAAGACGAAGTTCTTCTGCGACAATGTCTTCCAAACCTTGAGCATTTCTTGGCCGGGACCAATCTCCAGCAAAATATGTACTGCCAATTTCATGATTTTCACCCGACATGTAATTCATGCTGCCAGGCAATGCTATTTGAGAGTCAGTTAAAGACATTCCTACCATGTGATTGTCGGATCTCCCAAATGGATAATCGGCCAAACCAGGACAGGACGAATAGTTATTTGTTATTTGCAAATGTTGATTTGGTTCAGAGGAGACGTATGACACCTTGTTCTTTGCTGAGGTATACTGCTGCTCAGGGAAACTGTTATGGTGCATTATTTGAGTGGCCACAGCTCTTGATTCCTTTTTCAAATTAGTATGAGAATTTAAAACTTTTCCATCATATTCTACAACTCGGTGCCAATTTTCATATGCTTTCTTCACCAAGGAATCCACAGACATCTGTAAATCAAATTCTCAATAAATGAGTTAACGTAGTTACTAGTCAAATGAATACACATGTTGGTCAAATATCAAATTGATCTAGGAATTCAATGTTTTCGATTAACACAGGAAATTGACCTTCTGATTTGGAGTAAGTGATTCCAAAGAGAAAAATTGGCCATCAGAAATGAGGCCTCTCAGCTCGTATATATTGTTGAACATAATGCCAGAACTATTGGTTTCATCAATGTAGTATACAAAGAGCTTGCCACCCAAGACACATGTCTTGGCATGCTCCACAGTATTCTCCCACATTCTATTGGACATTCCACTACCAAGTATCTGTGTCAAAGATGGCAAATAAAGAGG is a genomic window containing:
- the LOC114367871 gene encoding calmodulin-binding protein 60 E-like isoform X2 is translated as MPPHLFTGGKVEGEQGSAIHVVLMDPNTGSIVQVGPESVAKLNVVVLEGDFNEEVDDDWTREHFESHEVKEREGKRPLLTGDLQVSLKEGVGTFGDLTFTDNSSWIRSRKFRLGVKVACGYCEEIRIREGKTETFAVKDHRGELYKKHYPPALHDEVWRLDRIAKDGALHKKLIQAKIVTVEDFLRLLVREPQKLRSILGSGMSNRMWENTVEHAKTCVLGGKLFVYYIDETNSSGIMFNNIYELRGLISDGQFFSLESLTPNQKMSVDSLVKKAYENWHRVVEYDGKVLNSHTNLKKESRAVATQIMHHNSFPEQQYTSAKNKVSYVSSEPNQHLQITNNYSSCPGLADYPFGRSDNHMVGMSLTDSQIALPGSMNYMSGENHEIGSTYFAGDWSRPRNAQGLEDIVAEELRLRSSEMLESDDMQRLLKTINAGVNMSTNLGHSNEGCNTYSLQYEPQMYHSFSEDQGKSSGKAVVGWLKLKAALRWGIFIRKKAAERRAQLTELN
- the LOC114367871 gene encoding calmodulin-binding protein 60 E-like isoform X1 gives rise to the protein MESSKNNRVEKRGYELVEEGDDVQHHLTQTKKPKLPVLASVIVEALKVDSMQRLCSSLEPLLRKIVSEEVERALAKLGHAKLAERSPPPRLEGPAAKNLQLQFRTRMPPHLFTGGKVEGEQGSAIHVVLMDPNTGSIVQVGPESVAKLNVVVLEGDFNEEVDDDWTREHFESHEVKEREGKRPLLTGDLQVSLKEGVGTFGDLTFTDNSSWIRSRKFRLGVKVACGYCEEIRIREGKTETFAVKDHRGELYKKHYPPALHDEVWRLDRIAKDGALHKKLIQAKIVTVEDFLRLLVREPQKLRSILGSGMSNRMWENTVEHAKTCVLGGKLFVYYIDETNSSGIMFNNIYELRGLISDGQFFSLESLTPNQKMSVDSLVKKAYENWHRVVEYDGKVLNSHTNLKKESRAVATQIMHHNSFPEQQYTSAKNKVSYVSSEPNQHLQITNNYSSCPGLADYPFGRSDNHMVGMSLTDSQIALPGSMNYMSGENHEIGSTYFAGDWSRPRNAQGLEDIVAEELRLRSSEMLESDDMQRLLKTINAGVNMSTNLGHSNEGCNTYSLQYEPQMYHSFSEDQGKSSGKAVVGWLKLKAALRWGIFIRKKAAERRAQLTELN